Below is a genomic region from Bacteroidota bacterium.
CGGGGCACCAAGGTACAGGCATCTGAGGCGCAGGCATCACATCGGAAAGATGGGCCATCTGCACCACGCCAAGGGCACCCGATCTATCGCATCCAGCAACACCTTGCATCACTGGCACCTCCAAAAAAAGAAGTTGAGCGCACAAGTCTCTTTGTCGCTATTGGTCTGGATGCCAATGAACCAGGGCATCGGCGTATTGCAGAAACGGTGCAATCCCTCGGCCCACACACCCCCTACCACGAATCGCTTTGGCGCGTGAACAGTTTACACGGATTGGATAAAGCGTTCAAACAAATCAATACCAGCATGATCGATCGTCGCATCGACGGTACAGCAGGATTGCTCATGATTGATCCAAATGCCGGCTACGTAAAGTGGCACCTGCGCCGGCCAATCTCGGAAATGCTAAAAGGCTGCTGGCACCTGAATAACAACCTGTTCATTTCTTTTACGCTACAAAATCCTGCAGCAAATTATGACAGGGTGATGGCTGATGTGCAGGCACTGGGGCTTTCTGCGCCTATTGGCAAATCGATTTGGTACGCCAGCTCTTCGTATTCATCCAAAGAGGCATTTCGAATTTTGATCAGCAGCATGGATGCCGGTGATGAACTGGTAGTTTTTGACGAGCACGGCACCATGGCGCTTTGGCACGATGGCCATAGCCAGGCTGCGCAGGCTTACCGGCAGCAGATGGCCGGCTACCACCCTAAAGCCGCCTGAGGCCGCTGCCCTCAAGCCCGAGCTGAAGCTGGATTTAAGGAAAGCGAACGGAGTAAAGGCAACATAATCCTGATTGTTGTCCCCTTGCCTTTTTCGCTTTGCACCTCAATGCTCCCATCCATCATTTCGATAACACGCTTGCAAACCGTCATACCAAGCCCTAACCCCTCATAGCGCCTGTTCATGCCTTTGCTTTCTTGCTCAAACTTGGCAAACAGGTGCTGCGAAACAAAGATAGCACTCATCCCAATCCCTGTATCTTCAACCTCAATAACAACCTGACAGTTCGGGTCATCTACTTCGTACAAACGCACTACAATTTCGCCCTGTTGTGTAAATTTAACGGCATTGCTAATCACGTTTTCCAATACTTGCTTGAGAAATGCTGTACGCCCCATCACGAAGTAGGCAGTATCTTGCGACACCATTTTAATTTGCAATCCTTTCTCCATTGCACCGGCGCTGTAGTGGGCAAGAACGGGTTCGAGAACCGTATGCAATGCAACTTCTTCGTGCTCATACTCGATCGTTGCAATTTCATGTTTGGTCATTTCCAACATGTTCGAAACTGTGTGCAATAGCCGCCGGCTCGACAATTTTAGCATCTGGACGAACTCGTCGTCTCCTCCCTTTTCATCCTCCAAAAAATCAGCAACACCAAGAATCCCATTTACAGGTGTCCTGAGTTCGTGGCTCATCATCGACAGGAAATAATCGCGCGCCTCTAATGCCTTGCTTTCTCGTTCTTGTGCATCCGCAAGCGCAGCTTCTGCGCGGATACGCGAGGTGATGTCTGTAATACGTACCATAATGCGTGGCATCGCGTCGTATTGCAGATGGGAATAGGCCGCATTTCCCCAAAAAACATCGCCGGAGGCACGAAGAAACGCACTGTTTTCCTCGCGCACTTCCCATGTGGTTGAATAAAAATCAGGACCAGCCGGCGTTTCCCAAAGCGCCTCCAGCGGCTTGCCGAGCAAAGTTGCCTTGTCGTCGACCTCAAACAACGTTACAGCGCGATCGTTACACATTTCAATTGAAAACGTATACGGGTTTAGTAGTAAAATGGCATCAACGCTGTTCTCAAAAACAGCACGTAATTCTCGCTGTGCCCGAAATATAATGTCATCAACTTGCCTCTGAGATAAGGCTTTGAAGTAATAAATGGCGAGAATTATCGCACAACACATCAAGAGGAAGTTTATGATATACGTCATCCGTAAACTAACCTGTTGCTGGGAGACAAGCCCCGCAGTATCAACGTATTCGATAGCGACAAAACCTACCAGCACCAGCGTTAAACAAGTACCCAGGCTCCCATATTGCTTTATATCAAAGACGCAAAACGCCAACAACAAGATCACAATTAGTGTCAGATGCTCTCCGCTCTCGAATGGGCTAAAAATACTCATGCAAATCACCATCCCTAGCCCACCCAGTACAAGGGCAAATCTTGCAAACTGGTAGTAGCCCTTCGCATTTAAGAAGGGAATCATAATAAAAAAGAGGGTAAACGGAATCTGTAGAAGCGCAAGTTGGTGCGCGCCAAGCGTCCACAAGTACGCCCCAAAAGGTAGCGCAGGCGCTGCGATAGGAAACATGATCAGGTTCGAAAAACGCACCCGTTTGGCTTCGGCCGACGGCATAGCGTCCTGTACGCCAATCTCTCTGATTCTACGCCAGAATTGAATAATTATATGACGAGTAGACATCCAACAACACAACTTGACTCACCACAAAACCCATAAGCAGAAATGCCAGAAGAAACAGGTGACAATATAAGCTCCGCATCAAATAGCGGGAATAGCTAACTGTAGCCTGCAATGGGCTGAAATGGTATGACTGGAAGGGTACATGCGTGAACCGCATGCGTGTGCTTGCTAAGCGTGGATTAGAGTATTATTAACTAAAGAGAGGTGGATTGGTTCTTACCTATTTGATGAACAACATCTGTTTGGATAACCTTGTTGTTGGGGTAGCTAATTCATAGAGATACGCACCACTGGCCAACCCTTCAGCATCAAACACAACTTCATGGGTACCCGCCGGTAGCCGCTGGTCAACCAGCGTTTTTACGCGCCTCCCCTGCATATCGTATACGGTAAGTTGAACGTCTCCCGCTTCCGGCAACTGGTAAACAATTGTTGTCACCGGATTAAAAGGATTGGGATAATTGGAAGCAAGCTGCACTTCGACTTGCAGGATAGAGATATCTACAGCCTCACTATATTCGAACGTGCCATCGAAGTCTACCTGACGCAAACGATAGGTCACCCTATCAGCCAGGTCCGGGATGGTCAGGTCGGTGTAACTGTAGTGCTGTTTTTCTAGTGTTGTGCCCTGGCCGGAAACAAAATCCAGGGTAAACCAGCCTTCCGCCTGTAGCCGTTCGACATAGAAACCAGCGTTGTTCGTTTCAGAAGCCGTCGTCCAGGTGAGCTGTACCGTATTGCCATCAACAAGCCCGCTGAAGGCAGTCAGGGTTACAGGTAACGGTTCCATTGCGATAATCCAGTCACGGATCAGCGCAACTGCATCCGCATCCAGCCTGTCTTTTGCCAGCGGCGGCATTGCGGTTGACGTTCCCAATTGCTGTAACCGTTGAAAGAGGATAGACTTTTCGGGATCTCCGGGCACAATTACTTTTGCATCAGCAATGCCCAGGTCTTCGATTACTGCGCCATCAATAAGGCCATTTTCTTCCATGCCGATGTTGAGTCGAAGATCAAAAGTTGACCGCGGCCCGCCATCTGGCCTATGACAGCCAGCACAGTTTGCATCGAGGTATGCCCTTGCGCGTTCCTCGACCGCGATAGATTCGTCTGCAATATTGTGTGATGTTAATACAGTCGACAAGCTGGCAAGATCTACTACAGGATCAAAAATACCAATATGATTCAGGCTTTCAATCTGATTGCCTGCCAGCCCGGTTGACGGGTAAGTAATTGTGCTGTTCAGCTGCCTCGTCTTGGGGCCCAACACGCGCCCTGCTGCGCTGGTGTGACAAACAAAGCAGTCACTTCTGCTCGGATACAACCACGTTTGCTCACGCGTCGCGCCATCGGCCTCCGTTATGGTAAACGTCTCTTCAAGGGACGCTTCGAGTAACGATGCATCTGTGCCGGCATCATTCCAGCGATAAGTGAACGCATAAAACTGCCCAGCTTCCCCATGCACAAGAAATCGCGTCTCCAGGCGCCGGCGCTCAGATGGGTTACGTTC
It encodes:
- a CDS encoding PAS domain-containing sensor histidine kinase → MSTRHIIIQFWRRIREIGVQDAMPSAEAKRVRFSNLIMFPIAAPALPFGAYLWTLGAHQLALLQIPFTLFFIMIPFLNAKGYYQFARFALVLGGLGMVICMSIFSPFESGEHLTLIVILLLAFCVFDIKQYGSLGTCLTLVLVGFVAIEYVDTAGLVSQQQVSLRMTYIINFLLMCCAIILAIYYFKALSQRQVDDIIFRAQRELRAVFENSVDAILLLNPYTFSIEMCNDRAVTLFEVDDKATLLGKPLEALWETPAGPDFYSTTWEVREENSAFLRASGDVFWGNAAYSHLQYDAMPRIMVRITDITSRIRAEAALADAQERESKALEARDYFLSMMSHELRTPVNGILGVADFLEDEKGGDDEFVQMLKLSSRRLLHTVSNMLEMTKHEIATIEYEHEEVALHTVLEPVLAHYSAGAMEKGLQIKMVSQDTAYFVMGRTAFLKQVLENVISNAVKFTQQGEIVVRLYEVDDPNCQVVIEVEDTGIGMSAIFVSQHLFAKFEQESKGMNRRYEGLGLGMTVCKRVIEMMDGSIEVQSEKGKGTTIRIMLPLLRSLSLNPASARA